GTATAATTTGAATAATATTTTTTTAAATTGGAGAGTTAATAAAGAAAAATTAAATTAATGGAGGGAAGCAAAATGTTTGAAATCGAATTACAAAGAGATGGAGAAGAAAATTTATATACCCAAATCTATGAGGCAATTAGAGCGGAGATATTGGCAGATAAATATACACCAGATACTAAAATGCCCTCAATTAGGAATCTTGCTTCCCGTCTAAGTGTAAATGCAGAAACTGTTGTTAAAGCGTATGACTTATTAGCCGCAGAAAACTTAATTTATAAAAAAGAAGGCAGTGGGAGCTATATTGCTCCTGCTGCAGCTTTAAAGAGTAACAGTGATGATCAGCGCTTACGAATATTAACTTCTAAGACATCTTTTATCTCGAAAAATACCATTGATTTTAGTGGCCCAGAAAATGGGGCTGAATTTTTGGAAGAGTATGCTTGGGATTTAATTTTTGACCGTTTTTATTCAGATTTCCAAGGTAAAATCTTTAAAAATATTAAAGATAAAAAAATAAGTTATTTTAAGCTTTTGGATTCGAAAAATAAAAATATTGATAAAACTAAACTTTATTATAGTTCGGAAATTCAACTTCAAGAAATATTAATGTCTTTGATTGGAGAAAATAATGAATTATTATTTACAGAGGGCAATGATAATTCTCTATTTACTTCTCTTTGTTCAAATGCAAGTGATCTAGATGTTAAAAATGATGCTGACTTTGATCTATCTGGCAAAAAAGTTAAATTTAATGTTAGTTCTGCTGATTATGATAGTTTAATGGACTATTTAGAAAATAATACTATTGATTATTTAATTATAAGTGATGAATCAGTTGAAAAAAGTATTTTGAGCTGGAGTCTTTCCAAATTAAAATCATTATTAGAGCTTGCACAAATGTTAAAATTTAAAGTTATAATTGTTGAGTATTTCGCTCTTTATCAGACTAATAATAAAATCAAAGAACTTTTAGAATCCAATTATAGAGAAGAAATTATTTTAGTTCAGGCTTTAACAGAAAGAGTTTTTACAGGATTAAATTTAGGTTTAGTTTATTTAGGAAAAAAAGCAATAAGCAACTTAGATCATCAATCAGTTGTAAATAACTATTCTTTAAACAATATTATAGCTAAAGATAATTTTTCGGCTGGAGAAAATTTAATTAATAATCTTTTAAGTTATTATCTGGATAATAATTATTTGGATAAGAGAATAAAATATTTGAAACAGCGTTTAAAAAACAGGAAAGTCTTATTAGAAGAAACAATTAAAGACCATTTTAGAGGAATAGAAAGTATAGATAATTCTTCACTATTTTTTATCAAGTTAATATTAAATCAGAATATTAATCAGCACGATTTTAAAGTTTTTGCTGAAAAAAATTCTCTCTTATTGCCTAATTATAATAGTTTTTTTAGTAGAAAGATAAGTAATGAACTCATAATTTCACCAGCAGCTTTAAATCAATTTTCAATTAAACAGGGGATTATGACCTTAGCAAAAATCTATTGGCAGTTTATAAGTTAATAAATAACTTTAAATTTTCTTAATTTTTGATAAAATATAAGTAGAAGGTTAGAGAAGAAAACTTAATTTTTAAAAACTTAATTGTCTTAATGATAAATGAAAGGAAGTATTGAGTAGTATATCTAAATTAATAGGGGGTTAAAATTATGACAGAAGTTAAGCTGGAAGTTTTAAAAGATTTTATTCAATGTCAGGAGAGTCCCTGTACTTCAATTTATATGTCAACTAAGGCTGTGCATAAAGGAGAATTCAAAAAGTTAGAAATTGAATTCAAAAATCTGCTGCAGGAGGTAGAAGAAAAACTCGAAAATAGTTGGAGTTTTAAGCAGCGAGATATTGATAATTTTTTAAAAGAAGCGTATGCTTTGGCTGCTGACAGCACTTTTTGGCAGGAGCAGAAAGAGGGTTTGGCAGTATTTATTTCTGAAAACAGATTTGATTATTTCAAACTTGAAGTTGATACGTATAATAAATCATATGTAAGTTATAACTTTAATCTCAAACAATTAATTTCAGAATTCCAAAACAATCAAAAATACTATTTGTTGGCTTTAAGTCCAAATCATAATTCTCTTTATCAGGGCAGTCGCAATAATATTGAAAAAGTTGAATTAGAAGAGTTACCTCTTAATATCACAGAATTTTTAAATTTAGATGATAAAGCAGCTGAAAAACATCAATCAGTTAATACAGCTGGTGGATCAGCAGTTTTCCATGGTCAGGGAGGAGCCTCAGATGACGATAATGAGGATTTAATACACTATCTTAAAGAAATAGATAGAGTTATTAACCTGGAACTAAAAGAAGATAGGTATTTGGTTATTGCCGCTGATGATAGTGTCTTCTCTTTATATAAAAATATTAATAATTATGATATGCTTTTAGATGATAATTTAAGTGGTAATACAAAACAAATGAACAAAAAAGAACTCAGAGAAAAGAGTTGGGAGCTTGTAGAACCCCATCTTAATGATTATATAAAAAATGTTAAAGAAAAATATTTAGAGCTTAAAGCAAGTGATAAAACCTCAGATAAGCTAGAAGATATTGTTGAAGCAGCAAACTACAGTAAAATTGATACTTTATTAATTAATAAAAAGGCCGAAAAAGCTGGAGTTTTCGTTGAAGATGAAAATGAAATTAAAATCATGAAAAATAATAAAGATTATGACCTATATAATTATGCAGCAGTTGAGACTATAAAAAATGGTGGGACTGTATTTTCAATAGGGAAAGAAGAAATGCCAGGAAAATCAGATATTTCAGCGATATATAGGTATTAAGATTAATTTTAAGAGCACCGGTTGTCTGATGAAATTCAGATGACCGGTGTTTTTACTTTTAGTTATATAATTTAGAAATAAAAGCAGGATTTGAATAAATAATAAAGAACAAATTACTAATAGGTTTAAATTTGCAATAATTATTATTATTTTATATTTTTATAATATAATAAAAAAAAGTAAAAATTAAACTTTTTTAAATATATTATAATTTTTTATTAAAAATTGTATATATTATTAAAAAAATAATGGAGGAAATTAAATGAATAAAATAATGTCTAACTTATCTTTAAGAAATTTATTATTATTAAGTATTGGTATAAGTATGGTAATAATCATTATTATTTTAAGTACTTATATTTTTAATAGTATGGGTTATGAATTACGAAACCAAGAAGTCGAAAAATTGAATGCTATCTCAAAAACAGTAAATAACAAACTAGATGATTTATTAGAAGAAGGAGAAGTAGCAGTAAAACTGGTTGCAAAAAACACAGCGGTTCAGGCAGCTTTTGCTGATCGAGATCGAGAATTATTAAGGTCAATGCTGCTTGATTCCTACCAAGATATAAGTGAAGAAATGGCACAGTT
Above is a window of Halanaerobium saccharolyticum subsp. saccharolyticum DSM 6643 DNA encoding:
- a CDS encoding baeRF7 domain-containing protein; its protein translation is MTEVKLEVLKDFIQCQESPCTSIYMSTKAVHKGEFKKLEIEFKNLLQEVEEKLENSWSFKQRDIDNFLKEAYALAADSTFWQEQKEGLAVFISENRFDYFKLEVDTYNKSYVSYNFNLKQLISEFQNNQKYYLLALSPNHNSLYQGSRNNIEKVELEELPLNITEFLNLDDKAAEKHQSVNTAGGSAVFHGQGGASDDDNEDLIHYLKEIDRVINLELKEDRYLVIAADDSVFSLYKNINNYDMLLDDNLSGNTKQMNKKELREKSWELVEPHLNDYIKNVKEKYLELKASDKTSDKLEDIVEAANYSKIDTLLINKKAEKAGVFVEDENEIKIMKNNKDYDLYNYAAVETIKNGGTVFSIGKEEMPGKSDISAIYRY
- a CDS encoding GntR family transcriptional regulator — translated: MFEIELQRDGEENLYTQIYEAIRAEILADKYTPDTKMPSIRNLASRLSVNAETVVKAYDLLAAENLIYKKEGSGSYIAPAAALKSNSDDQRLRILTSKTSFISKNTIDFSGPENGAEFLEEYAWDLIFDRFYSDFQGKIFKNIKDKKISYFKLLDSKNKNIDKTKLYYSSEIQLQEILMSLIGENNELLFTEGNDNSLFTSLCSNASDLDVKNDADFDLSGKKVKFNVSSADYDSLMDYLENNTIDYLIISDESVEKSILSWSLSKLKSLLELAQMLKFKVIIVEYFALYQTNNKIKELLESNYREEIILVQALTERVFTGLNLGLVYLGKKAISNLDHQSVVNNYSLNNIIAKDNFSAGENLINNLLSYYLDNNYLDKRIKYLKQRLKNRKVLLEETIKDHFRGIESIDNSSLFFIKLILNQNINQHDFKVFAEKNSLLLPNYNSFFSRKISNELIISPAALNQFSIKQGIMTLAKIYWQFIS